Below is a window of Calditerricola satsumensis DNA.
AGGTTTTTACGTGAGGGATCGGTTTCACTTCGGTTAGGTTTTTATGTGAGTTGACACGTGAATGCGGCGGCCGTGGGGGCGTAGCCTATCACGTTAGTCTGGTTTGCAAAATTTCATTAGCGGAAGGAAGCTGTCCATCTCGTCGGGACAGGTTTTCCAAGCGATGACAGTGCGCTTTCCGACCGCCGTTTTCCCGCTAAGAGAACCTTGTCAAGCATTGAAAAAATAAGAGGCCGTGAGTGCGGCCTCTCTTTTTTTCTCTTTTTTCAGGATGCTCCGTCGCTCTGGTCGCGTTTGGCCAGCCGCTGGGCAATCGCCTTGGCCGCCACCATGCCCTGCCCCACGCTCAAGGCGATGCTGGAGAAGGCGGGCGGGGTGCACACGTCGCCGGCGGCAAAGACGCCCGGCTCACTGGTCTCCCCTTCCGCGGTGATGCGCAGCGTGCCGTCGCCGTTCGTCTCCACCTGGCCGCGCACGAGGTCGGTGTTCGGCTCCACGCCGATGCGCACGAAGACGGCGTCTGCCTCCAGGATGCGCGCCTCGACGCGGCCGTCCGGGCGGTGCAGGGCGACGGCCACCCCCTCGACGCGGCCTTCGCCGAGGATGGCCGTCACCACGGCGTGTTCCAGGCGGGTGACGTTGGGGTGGCGCAGCACCGGCTCGAGGTACTCGGGGCGGGCCCGGTACGCGTCGCGGCGGTGGATCAGCGTTACGCGTGCGCCGGCCTCGGCGAGAAGGAGCGCACCCTCCAGCGCACGGTCGCCGCCGCCGACGACGGCGACGCGCTTGCCGGCAAAGCGATGGGCGTCGCGCGTGGCCGAGTACACCTCCCCGCGGGCGATCATCTCCGCCTCGCCGGGCACGCCGAGCCGGCGCGGGCGGGCGCCGGTGGCCACGATCAGGGCGCGGGCCGCAAGCTCTCCGGCGCTGGTGGCGAGGCGCTTTGCCCGCACGTCGCATGCCTGCACGTCCACGCCGCACCGGTAGGCGCAGCCCAGCCGCTCCACGTGGGCCACAAGGCGATCCCGAAGCGCGCGGCCGTTTTCCGCGGGCAGGCCCGGGTAGTCGACGATCGGGTTGTGGATGGCCTCCAGCTGTCCGCCGAGGCGGTCCCGCCGCTCGACGAGCAGGGCGTCGAGGCCGAGCCGGTGGCACCAGATGAGGGCGCTGATGCCCGCCGGTCCCCCGCCGATGATCACCACGTCGTGGCGGGGCGCGCCTTCGCTTCTATTGCTCATGGGCGGGCCTCCCTTCCCCGGATGCGCGGCAGCCGGTCGTGTGTTCCCCATTTGCTGGGCCACCAGGACGGACGGCTTCGCACGACGGGGGGACGGGCCGCTGGGCGAGAAGTTCGGGGAGGCGCTCCTCAAATTCGAGCCAGCTGCTCACTCGCGGGCAGGCAACGTCGCGATTGTAGGGGTAGTCCATCGCCACCGCGATGCGGCCGGTGGCCTGGAAGCGGCGCAGGTTGTGCGGCGCGTCGTCAAAGAGCAGGTCGCCGCGGATCATTTCCTTTCGGTGGGCGAAGATGAGCCGCTCGCGGCCGAGGAACGGCAGGTGGCGCTGTACCCAGGCCTCCTTCTCCGCGTAAGCGATGGCCGAGGGCGAGGCCGTCACGATGAAGATCTCGTAGCGCCGGGACAGCCGTTCGAGCACCTCGATGGCGTGGGGAAGGGGCTTGAGGCCGGCGAAGAGGCCCGGCTCGCGCAGGTAGTCGTAAATCTTCGCCCCGCATTCCGGCTTGACGTAGGTCGTGGCGTCCCAGCTGGTGGCGCGCGCGACGGTCAGGTTGTCCCCATAGTCGCGGTTGTAGCGGGCGTACCATTCGGCCATCAGGTCGACGATCACCGAGTCCATGTCGATGAGCAGGACGCGCGCGTTCATCCCCAAACCTCCCGATCCTCGTGGGGGTGGTTGCGCCATCATCATACCATAGACGGGAGCCTTTTCCACGCAGAAGGAAATCGGATGAAACGCGTTTGGCCTTGGACTGTGCTATCATAAAAATGGCAATCGAAATGGCCATCGCAAGTGGTCATAAGCAGTTCAAAAACAAACCGGTGGCCATCGCCGCGTGCGCGGGAGGCGGAAAGGGCGGGATCAACGCCCT
It encodes the following:
- a CDS encoding 5' nucleotidase, NT5C type; translation: MNARVLLIDMDSVIVDLMAEWYARYNRDYGDNLTVARATSWDATTYVKPECGAKIYDYLREPGLFAGLKPLPHAIEVLERLSRRYEIFIVTASPSAIAYAEKEAWVQRHLPFLGRERLIFAHRKEMIRGDLLFDDAPHNLRRFQATGRIAVAMDYPYNRDVACPRVSSWLEFEERLPELLAQRPVPPSCEAVRPGGPANGEHTTGCRASGEGRPAHEQ
- a CDS encoding NAD(P)/FAD-dependent oxidoreductase, encoding MSNRSEGAPRHDVVIIGGGPAGISALIWCHRLGLDALLVERRDRLGGQLEAIHNPIVDYPGLPAENGRALRDRLVAHVERLGCAYRCGVDVQACDVRAKRLATSAGELAARALIVATGARPRRLGVPGEAEMIARGEVYSATRDAHRFAGKRVAVVGGGDRALEGALLLAEAGARVTLIHRRDAYRARPEYLEPVLRHPNVTRLEHAVVTAILGEGRVEGVAVALHRPDGRVEARILEADAVFVRIGVEPNTDLVRGQVETNGDGTLRITAEGETSEPGVFAAGDVCTPPAFSSIALSVGQGMVAAKAIAQRLAKRDQSDGAS